One region of Bombus affinis isolate iyBomAffi1 chromosome 5, iyBomAffi1.2, whole genome shotgun sequence genomic DNA includes:
- the LOC126916289 gene encoding stress-activated protein kinase JNK isoform X6: MQVALLRKERGSIFTRSRPLQIQSFVIERSQWPFVYDESSAYKKRRAKRRSGSGVVRKRRPEKQRRERASAGAGIGAGARASRRTEETGTRDYVSFLPGALVSPSKVAKSVSPHRVHQECSSGGEVQVQVQQERRAPRRMPYLGPDMTTRLSAMFYTVEVGDTRFTILKRYQNLKPIGSGAQGIVCAAYDTVTAQNVAIKKLSRPFQNVTHAKRAYREFKLMKLVNHKNIIGLLNAFTPQRSLDEFQDVYLVMELMDANLCQVIQMDLDHERMSYLLYQMLCGIKHLHSAGIIHRDLKPSNIVVKADCTLKILDFGLARTAGTTFMMTPYVVTRYYRAPEVILGMGYKENVDIWSVGCIMGEMIRGGVLFPGTDHIDQWNKIIEQLGTPAQEFMQRLQPTVRNYVENRPRYPGYPFDRLFPDVLFPSDSSEHNRLKASQARDLLSRMLVIDPERRISVDDALLHNYINVWYDEGEVNAPAPGPYDHSVDEREHTVDQWKELIYQEVMEYETSHNPATVAQTSESGDSR, from the exons ATCTCGGCCGCTTCAGATTCAGTCGTTCGTCATCGAGCGTTCACAATGGCCGTTCGTTTATG ACGAATCCAGCGCGTATAAGAAGCGACGAGCAAAGCGACGGAGCGGCAGCGGTGTCGTCCGGAAGCGAAGGCCGGAGAAGCAGCGGCGAGAGCGTGCCAGTGCCGGTGCCGGTATCGGTGCCGGTGCTCGTGCCTCTCGACGGACCGAGGAAACAGGGACGAGAGACTACGTTTCCTTTCTGCCAGGTGCGCTCGTATCCCCATCCAAAGTGGCTAAGAGCGTAAGTCCTCATCGAGTGCACCAGGAGTGCTCGAGCGGAGGGGAGGTGCAGGTACAGGTGCAGCAGGAGAGACGAGCACCGAGGCGCATGCCTTACCTGGGGCCTGATATGACAACCCGGCTATCCGCCATGTTTTACACGGTTGAAGTCGGGGACACCAGATTCACCATTCTCAAGCGGTATCAAAACCTAAAGCCAATCGGTTCCGGGGCACAGGGGATCGTTTG CGCGGCGTACGACACGGTGACCGCGCAAAATGTCGCGATCAAGAAACTCTCCAGACCTTTTCAGAACGTGACGCACGCGAAGAGAGCGTACAGGGAATTCAAACTTATGAAGCTGGTCAATCATAAAaac ATAATCGGTTTGTTGAACGCGTTCACACCGCAACGGTCGTTGGATGAGTTTCAAGACGTGTACTTGGTGATGGAGCTTATGGACGCGAACCTGTGCCAGGTGATTCAGATGGATCTGGATCACGAGCGTATGTCCTACCTGCTTTATCAGATGCTGTGCGGCATCAAGCACTTACACTCGGCCGGTATCATTCACAGG GATTTGAAGCCGAGCAATATCGTGGTAAAGGCAGACTGTACGCTGAAAATTCTCGACTTTGGTCTGGCTAGGACCGCTGGGACAACCTTCATGATGACGCCGTACGTGGTGACGCGATACTACAGGGCGCCGGAG GTGATCCTCGGGATGGGATACAAGGAGAACGTGGACATTTGGTCGGTCGGATGCATAATGGGCGAAATGATTCGGGGTGGTGTGCTGTTTCCTGGCACGGATCACATCGACCAGTGGAACAAGATAATCG AGCAACTGGGAACACCGGCGCAGGAATTCATGCAGCGGCTGCAGCCAACGGTCAGGAATTACGTTGAGAACAGGCCGCGGTATCCGGGATATCCGTTCGACAGGTTATTCCCGGACGTTCTGTTTCCATCGGACTCGTCGGAGCACAACCGATTGAAAG CCAGCCAAGCCAGGGATCTATTGTCGCGCATGCTCGTGATCGACCCCGAGCGACGCATCTCCGTTGACGATGCTTTGCTGCACAATTACATCAACGTGTGGTACGACGAGGGCGAAGTCAATGCC CCTGCGCCAGGCCCCTATGACCATAGCGTGGACGAGAGGGAACACACGGTGGACCAGTGGAAAGAGCTGATTTACCAGGAGGTGATGGAGTACGAGACGAGCCACAATCCGGCGACGGTGGCTCAAACGTCCGAGAGTGGTGATTCTCGGTAG
- the LOC126916289 gene encoding stress-activated protein kinase JNK isoform X8 produces MRSIRSIGKFVNSKDQRFIARDESSAYKKRRAKRRSGSGVVRKRRPEKQRRERASAGAGIGAGARASRRTEETGTRDYVSFLPGALVSPSKVAKSVSPHRVHQECSSGGEVQVQVQQERRAPRRMPYLGPDMTTRLSAMFYTVEVGDTRFTILKRYQNLKPIGSGAQGIVCAAYDTVTAQNVAIKKLSRPFQNVTHAKRAYREFKLMKLVNHKNIIGLLNAFTPQRSLDEFQDVYLVMELMDANLCQVIQMDLDHERMSYLLYQMLCGIKHLHSAGIIHRDLKPSNIVVKADCTLKILDFGLARTAGTTFMMTPYVVTRYYRAPEVILGMGYKENVDIWSVGCIMGEMIRGGVLFPGTDHIDQWNKIIEQLGTPAQEFMQRLQPTVRNYVENRPRYPGYPFDRLFPDVLFPSDSSEHNRLKASQARDLLSRMLVIDPERRISVDDALLHNYINVWYDEGEVNAPAPGPYDHSVDEREHTVDQWKELIYQEVMEYETSHNPATVAQTSESGDSR; encoded by the exons ATGAGAAGCATCCGGTCTATCGGTAAATTCGTAAATTCTAAAGACCAACGATTCATTGCGAGAG ACGAATCCAGCGCGTATAAGAAGCGACGAGCAAAGCGACGGAGCGGCAGCGGTGTCGTCCGGAAGCGAAGGCCGGAGAAGCAGCGGCGAGAGCGTGCCAGTGCCGGTGCCGGTATCGGTGCCGGTGCTCGTGCCTCTCGACGGACCGAGGAAACAGGGACGAGAGACTACGTTTCCTTTCTGCCAGGTGCGCTCGTATCCCCATCCAAAGTGGCTAAGAGCGTAAGTCCTCATCGAGTGCACCAGGAGTGCTCGAGCGGAGGGGAGGTGCAGGTACAGGTGCAGCAGGAGAGACGAGCACCGAGGCGCATGCCTTACCTGGGGCCTGATATGACAACCCGGCTATCCGCCATGTTTTACACGGTTGAAGTCGGGGACACCAGATTCACCATTCTCAAGCGGTATCAAAACCTAAAGCCAATCGGTTCCGGGGCACAGGGGATCGTTTG CGCGGCGTACGACACGGTGACCGCGCAAAATGTCGCGATCAAGAAACTCTCCAGACCTTTTCAGAACGTGACGCACGCGAAGAGAGCGTACAGGGAATTCAAACTTATGAAGCTGGTCAATCATAAAaac ATAATCGGTTTGTTGAACGCGTTCACACCGCAACGGTCGTTGGATGAGTTTCAAGACGTGTACTTGGTGATGGAGCTTATGGACGCGAACCTGTGCCAGGTGATTCAGATGGATCTGGATCACGAGCGTATGTCCTACCTGCTTTATCAGATGCTGTGCGGCATCAAGCACTTACACTCGGCCGGTATCATTCACAGG GATTTGAAGCCGAGCAATATCGTGGTAAAGGCAGACTGTACGCTGAAAATTCTCGACTTTGGTCTGGCTAGGACCGCTGGGACAACCTTCATGATGACGCCGTACGTGGTGACGCGATACTACAGGGCGCCGGAG GTGATCCTCGGGATGGGATACAAGGAGAACGTGGACATTTGGTCGGTCGGATGCATAATGGGCGAAATGATTCGGGGTGGTGTGCTGTTTCCTGGCACGGATCACATCGACCAGTGGAACAAGATAATCG AGCAACTGGGAACACCGGCGCAGGAATTCATGCAGCGGCTGCAGCCAACGGTCAGGAATTACGTTGAGAACAGGCCGCGGTATCCGGGATATCCGTTCGACAGGTTATTCCCGGACGTTCTGTTTCCATCGGACTCGTCGGAGCACAACCGATTGAAAG CCAGCCAAGCCAGGGATCTATTGTCGCGCATGCTCGTGATCGACCCCGAGCGACGCATCTCCGTTGACGATGCTTTGCTGCACAATTACATCAACGTGTGGTACGACGAGGGCGAAGTCAATGCC CCTGCGCCAGGCCCCTATGACCATAGCGTGGACGAGAGGGAACACACGGTGGACCAGTGGAAAGAGCTGATTTACCAGGAGGTGATGGAGTACGAGACGAGCCACAATCCGGCGACGGTGGCTCAAACGTCCGAGAGTGGTGATTCTCGGTAG
- the LOC126916289 gene encoding stress-activated protein kinase JNK isoform X5: MFDSRDSSAAIDVEIVTGQRYHHILERFLPLHQLPLTRCKWHSYGRNEDRYLQDESSAYKKRRAKRRSGSGVVRKRRPEKQRRERASAGAGIGAGARASRRTEETGTRDYVSFLPGALVSPSKVAKSVSPHRVHQECSSGGEVQVQVQQERRAPRRMPYLGPDMTTRLSAMFYTVEVGDTRFTILKRYQNLKPIGSGAQGIVCAAYDTVTAQNVAIKKLSRPFQNVTHAKRAYREFKLMKLVNHKNIIGLLNAFTPQRSLDEFQDVYLVMELMDANLCQVIQMDLDHERMSYLLYQMLCGIKHLHSAGIIHRDLKPSNIVVKADCTLKILDFGLARTAGTTFMMTPYVVTRYYRAPEVILGMGYKENVDIWSVGCIMGEMIRGGVLFPGTDHIDQWNKIIEQLGTPAQEFMQRLQPTVRNYVENRPRYPGYPFDRLFPDVLFPSDSSEHNRLKASQARDLLSRMLVIDPERRISVDDALLHNYINVWYDEGEVNAPAPGPYDHSVDEREHTVDQWKELIYQEVMEYETSHNPATVAQTSESGDSR, encoded by the exons ACGAATCCAGCGCGTATAAGAAGCGACGAGCAAAGCGACGGAGCGGCAGCGGTGTCGTCCGGAAGCGAAGGCCGGAGAAGCAGCGGCGAGAGCGTGCCAGTGCCGGTGCCGGTATCGGTGCCGGTGCTCGTGCCTCTCGACGGACCGAGGAAACAGGGACGAGAGACTACGTTTCCTTTCTGCCAGGTGCGCTCGTATCCCCATCCAAAGTGGCTAAGAGCGTAAGTCCTCATCGAGTGCACCAGGAGTGCTCGAGCGGAGGGGAGGTGCAGGTACAGGTGCAGCAGGAGAGACGAGCACCGAGGCGCATGCCTTACCTGGGGCCTGATATGACAACCCGGCTATCCGCCATGTTTTACACGGTTGAAGTCGGGGACACCAGATTCACCATTCTCAAGCGGTATCAAAACCTAAAGCCAATCGGTTCCGGGGCACAGGGGATCGTTTG CGCGGCGTACGACACGGTGACCGCGCAAAATGTCGCGATCAAGAAACTCTCCAGACCTTTTCAGAACGTGACGCACGCGAAGAGAGCGTACAGGGAATTCAAACTTATGAAGCTGGTCAATCATAAAaac ATAATCGGTTTGTTGAACGCGTTCACACCGCAACGGTCGTTGGATGAGTTTCAAGACGTGTACTTGGTGATGGAGCTTATGGACGCGAACCTGTGCCAGGTGATTCAGATGGATCTGGATCACGAGCGTATGTCCTACCTGCTTTATCAGATGCTGTGCGGCATCAAGCACTTACACTCGGCCGGTATCATTCACAGG GATTTGAAGCCGAGCAATATCGTGGTAAAGGCAGACTGTACGCTGAAAATTCTCGACTTTGGTCTGGCTAGGACCGCTGGGACAACCTTCATGATGACGCCGTACGTGGTGACGCGATACTACAGGGCGCCGGAG GTGATCCTCGGGATGGGATACAAGGAGAACGTGGACATTTGGTCGGTCGGATGCATAATGGGCGAAATGATTCGGGGTGGTGTGCTGTTTCCTGGCACGGATCACATCGACCAGTGGAACAAGATAATCG AGCAACTGGGAACACCGGCGCAGGAATTCATGCAGCGGCTGCAGCCAACGGTCAGGAATTACGTTGAGAACAGGCCGCGGTATCCGGGATATCCGTTCGACAGGTTATTCCCGGACGTTCTGTTTCCATCGGACTCGTCGGAGCACAACCGATTGAAAG CCAGCCAAGCCAGGGATCTATTGTCGCGCATGCTCGTGATCGACCCCGAGCGACGCATCTCCGTTGACGATGCTTTGCTGCACAATTACATCAACGTGTGGTACGACGAGGGCGAAGTCAATGCC CCTGCGCCAGGCCCCTATGACCATAGCGTGGACGAGAGGGAACACACGGTGGACCAGTGGAAAGAGCTGATTTACCAGGAGGTGATGGAGTACGAGACGAGCCACAATCCGGCGACGGTGGCTCAAACGTCCGAGAGTGGTGATTCTCGGTAG
- the LOC126916289 gene encoding stress-activated protein kinase JNK isoform X7, translating into MVVTTKDGRSRPLQIQSFVIERSQWPFVYDESSAYKKRRAKRRSGSGVVRKRRPEKQRRERASAGAGIGAGARASRRTEETGTRDYVSFLPGALVSPSKVAKSVSPHRVHQECSSGGEVQVQVQQERRAPRRMPYLGPDMTTRLSAMFYTVEVGDTRFTILKRYQNLKPIGSGAQGIVCAAYDTVTAQNVAIKKLSRPFQNVTHAKRAYREFKLMKLVNHKNIIGLLNAFTPQRSLDEFQDVYLVMELMDANLCQVIQMDLDHERMSYLLYQMLCGIKHLHSAGIIHRDLKPSNIVVKADCTLKILDFGLARTAGTTFMMTPYVVTRYYRAPEVILGMGYKENVDIWSVGCIMGEMIRGGVLFPGTDHIDQWNKIIEQLGTPAQEFMQRLQPTVRNYVENRPRYPGYPFDRLFPDVLFPSDSSEHNRLKASQARDLLSRMLVIDPERRISVDDALLHNYINVWYDEGEVNAPAPGPYDHSVDEREHTVDQWKELIYQEVMEYETSHNPATVAQTSESGDSR; encoded by the exons ATGGTCGTGACGACGAAAGATGGCCG ATCTCGGCCGCTTCAGATTCAGTCGTTCGTCATCGAGCGTTCACAATGGCCGTTCGTTTATG ACGAATCCAGCGCGTATAAGAAGCGACGAGCAAAGCGACGGAGCGGCAGCGGTGTCGTCCGGAAGCGAAGGCCGGAGAAGCAGCGGCGAGAGCGTGCCAGTGCCGGTGCCGGTATCGGTGCCGGTGCTCGTGCCTCTCGACGGACCGAGGAAACAGGGACGAGAGACTACGTTTCCTTTCTGCCAGGTGCGCTCGTATCCCCATCCAAAGTGGCTAAGAGCGTAAGTCCTCATCGAGTGCACCAGGAGTGCTCGAGCGGAGGGGAGGTGCAGGTACAGGTGCAGCAGGAGAGACGAGCACCGAGGCGCATGCCTTACCTGGGGCCTGATATGACAACCCGGCTATCCGCCATGTTTTACACGGTTGAAGTCGGGGACACCAGATTCACCATTCTCAAGCGGTATCAAAACCTAAAGCCAATCGGTTCCGGGGCACAGGGGATCGTTTG CGCGGCGTACGACACGGTGACCGCGCAAAATGTCGCGATCAAGAAACTCTCCAGACCTTTTCAGAACGTGACGCACGCGAAGAGAGCGTACAGGGAATTCAAACTTATGAAGCTGGTCAATCATAAAaac ATAATCGGTTTGTTGAACGCGTTCACACCGCAACGGTCGTTGGATGAGTTTCAAGACGTGTACTTGGTGATGGAGCTTATGGACGCGAACCTGTGCCAGGTGATTCAGATGGATCTGGATCACGAGCGTATGTCCTACCTGCTTTATCAGATGCTGTGCGGCATCAAGCACTTACACTCGGCCGGTATCATTCACAGG GATTTGAAGCCGAGCAATATCGTGGTAAAGGCAGACTGTACGCTGAAAATTCTCGACTTTGGTCTGGCTAGGACCGCTGGGACAACCTTCATGATGACGCCGTACGTGGTGACGCGATACTACAGGGCGCCGGAG GTGATCCTCGGGATGGGATACAAGGAGAACGTGGACATTTGGTCGGTCGGATGCATAATGGGCGAAATGATTCGGGGTGGTGTGCTGTTTCCTGGCACGGATCACATCGACCAGTGGAACAAGATAATCG AGCAACTGGGAACACCGGCGCAGGAATTCATGCAGCGGCTGCAGCCAACGGTCAGGAATTACGTTGAGAACAGGCCGCGGTATCCGGGATATCCGTTCGACAGGTTATTCCCGGACGTTCTGTTTCCATCGGACTCGTCGGAGCACAACCGATTGAAAG CCAGCCAAGCCAGGGATCTATTGTCGCGCATGCTCGTGATCGACCCCGAGCGACGCATCTCCGTTGACGATGCTTTGCTGCACAATTACATCAACGTGTGGTACGACGAGGGCGAAGTCAATGCC CCTGCGCCAGGCCCCTATGACCATAGCGTGGACGAGAGGGAACACACGGTGGACCAGTGGAAAGAGCTGATTTACCAGGAGGTGATGGAGTACGAGACGAGCCACAATCCGGCGACGGTGGCTCAAACGTCCGAGAGTGGTGATTCTCGGTAG
- the LOC126916289 gene encoding stress-activated protein kinase JNK isoform X9: MPYLGPDMTTRLSAMFYTVEVGDTRFTILKRYQNLKPIGSGAQGIVCAAYDTVTAQNVAIKKLSRPFQNVTHAKRAYREFKLMKLVNHKNIIGLLNAFTPQRSLDEFQDVYLVMELMDANLCQVIQMDLDHERMSYLLYQMLCGIKHLHSAGIIHRDLKPSNIVVKADCTLKILDFGLARTAGTTFMMTPYVVTRYYRAPEVILGMGYKENVDIWSVGCIMGEMIRGGVLFPGTDHIDQWNKIIEQLGTPAQEFMQRLQPTVRNYVENRPRYPGYPFDRLFPDVLFPSDSSEHNRLKASQARDLLSRMLVIDPERRISVDDALLHNYINVWYDEGEVNAPAPGPYDHSVDEREHTVDQWKELIYQEVMEYETSHNPATVAQTSESGDSR; the protein is encoded by the exons ATGCCTTACCTGGGGCCTGATATGACAACCCGGCTATCCGCCATGTTTTACACGGTTGAAGTCGGGGACACCAGATTCACCATTCTCAAGCGGTATCAAAACCTAAAGCCAATCGGTTCCGGGGCACAGGGGATCGTTTG CGCGGCGTACGACACGGTGACCGCGCAAAATGTCGCGATCAAGAAACTCTCCAGACCTTTTCAGAACGTGACGCACGCGAAGAGAGCGTACAGGGAATTCAAACTTATGAAGCTGGTCAATCATAAAaac ATAATCGGTTTGTTGAACGCGTTCACACCGCAACGGTCGTTGGATGAGTTTCAAGACGTGTACTTGGTGATGGAGCTTATGGACGCGAACCTGTGCCAGGTGATTCAGATGGATCTGGATCACGAGCGTATGTCCTACCTGCTTTATCAGATGCTGTGCGGCATCAAGCACTTACACTCGGCCGGTATCATTCACAGG GATTTGAAGCCGAGCAATATCGTGGTAAAGGCAGACTGTACGCTGAAAATTCTCGACTTTGGTCTGGCTAGGACCGCTGGGACAACCTTCATGATGACGCCGTACGTGGTGACGCGATACTACAGGGCGCCGGAG GTGATCCTCGGGATGGGATACAAGGAGAACGTGGACATTTGGTCGGTCGGATGCATAATGGGCGAAATGATTCGGGGTGGTGTGCTGTTTCCTGGCACGGATCACATCGACCAGTGGAACAAGATAATCG AGCAACTGGGAACACCGGCGCAGGAATTCATGCAGCGGCTGCAGCCAACGGTCAGGAATTACGTTGAGAACAGGCCGCGGTATCCGGGATATCCGTTCGACAGGTTATTCCCGGACGTTCTGTTTCCATCGGACTCGTCGGAGCACAACCGATTGAAAG CCAGCCAAGCCAGGGATCTATTGTCGCGCATGCTCGTGATCGACCCCGAGCGACGCATCTCCGTTGACGATGCTTTGCTGCACAATTACATCAACGTGTGGTACGACGAGGGCGAAGTCAATGCC CCTGCGCCAGGCCCCTATGACCATAGCGTGGACGAGAGGGAACACACGGTGGACCAGTGGAAAGAGCTGATTTACCAGGAGGTGATGGAGTACGAGACGAGCCACAATCCGGCGACGGTGGCTCAAACGTCCGAGAGTGGTGATTCTCGGTAG